The following proteins are encoded in a genomic region of Sulfurimonas sp. HSL3-7:
- a CDS encoding transposase: MPRRPRVDMVGYYHIVNRGVEQRIVYKVKDDYTMFLELLCSGCQLYDVQLHGYVLMSNHYHLLIETRKENLSKFMKHLNASYAIYFNKKYKRSGHLWQGRFKSWYVTDEAYLYTLISYIENNPVKAKMVKALGKYEYSSYLSFVEQREPIGCLKCSFVFEKFTDRKDRVEFFECGVDERILEEIQKASTLVVTSIKEKKLDSKSLKHRFQQVKDQADRDHKILKAYEAGYSQHAIAECLELSQPQINRVIKKVRGIGIT, encoded by the coding sequence ATGCCAAGACGACCGAGGGTTGATATGGTTGGGTACTATCATATCGTCAATAGAGGGGTAGAGCAGCGCATAGTCTATAAAGTTAAAGATGACTATACAATGTTTTTGGAGCTGCTCTGTAGTGGGTGTCAGCTTTATGATGTTCAATTGCATGGGTATGTGTTGATGAGCAACCATTACCATTTGCTGATTGAGACGAGAAAAGAGAATCTTTCAAAGTTCATGAAACATCTTAATGCTTCTTATGCTATCTATTTCAATAAAAAATATAAGCGTTCAGGCCACCTCTGGCAAGGGCGGTTTAAGTCCTGGTATGTGACGGATGAAGCTTATCTTTATACGTTGATAAGCTATATAGAGAACAACCCTGTCAAGGCGAAGATGGTCAAGGCATTGGGCAAATATGAATATAGTTCATATCTGTCATTTGTTGAGCAGAGAGAACCTATTGGGTGTTTAAAATGTTCATTTGTATTTGAAAAGTTTACAGATCGAAAAGATAGGGTAGAGTTTTTTGAATGTGGTGTTGATGAGAGAATATTAGAAGAGATCCAAAAAGCATCCACCCTTGTTGTCACATCCATAAAAGAGAAAAAGCTTGATAGCAAGAGCTTAAAACACAGGTTCCAACAGGTCAAGGATCAGGCAGACAGAGATCATAAGATTTTAAAAGCATATGAAGCAGGGTACTCTCAACATGCTATAGCCGAGTGTCTAGAATTATCTCAACCACAAATAAATAGAGTAATAAAAAAAGTGAGAGGTATAGGTATCACCTGA
- a CDS encoding WbqC family protein, giving the protein MLGQSTKGLCMTVGSNQPYFFPYIAYWQLINRVDIFVLSDSMQYRKKGYINRNDILIDGKRHRYTLEVLGVHTGKLINEVCVGHNAKKILKSISNAYKKAPYFNEVYPMLEEICLNEEKNLAKYVGFSIERIARYLEMDTKFIYLSDLQGKTALKAQERTIDICKRLGADQYINAIGGQKLYSKKVFKEHGIKLNFIKTESVQYKQFHNAFLPNMSIIDIMMFNSREEIKVMLQKYVLI; this is encoded by the coding sequence GTGTTAGGTCAATCAACTAAAGGGTTATGTATGACAGTAGGAAGCAATCAACCATATTTTTTCCCCTATATCGCATACTGGCAACTGATTAATCGAGTAGATATTTTTGTACTTTCCGACAGTATGCAATACAGAAAAAAAGGCTATATCAACCGAAACGATATTCTCATAGACGGCAAGCGGCATCGCTATACACTTGAGGTTCTGGGTGTGCATACCGGCAAGCTAATCAATGAGGTCTGCGTTGGGCATAATGCAAAAAAGATATTGAAATCGATTTCGAATGCCTATAAAAAAGCGCCCTATTTCAACGAGGTCTATCCGATGTTGGAAGAGATATGTTTAAACGAGGAAAAGAATTTAGCGAAATACGTGGGCTTTTCTATTGAAAGGATTGCCCGATATTTGGAGATGGATACCAAATTCATCTACCTGAGCGATCTTCAGGGAAAAACGGCATTAAAAGCCCAGGAGAGGACGATTGACATCTGCAAAAGATTGGGTGCAGATCAATATATCAATGCTATAGGCGGGCAGAAACTGTACAGTAAAAAAGTATTTAAAGAGCATGGTATAAAATTGAATTTTATTAAAACTGAATCAGTTCAGTACAAACAATTCCACAATGCATTTTTACCGAACATGTCCATCATCGATATCATGATGTTCAATTCCAGAGAAGAGATCAAAGTGATGCTGCAAAAGTATGTTCTAATATAA
- a CDS encoding DegT/DnrJ/EryC1/StrS family aminotransferase, whose product MPHKEKFKAYVDEIYESGWLTNNGPLVQKLEKKLEEYFGVKNLLCISSGTNALQFAYRLLEMEGEVVTTPFSFVSTTSAIAAERLTPVYADIDSESYNIDPKNIESAITEKTCAIAPCHVFGNACEIEEIDQIAEKHNLKVIYDASHAFDVKYKGKHILNYGDMSIISFHATKIFHTIEGAAIVIKDDALYEKAKIVRDYGKDGPDSVALLGINGKINELEAAMGLCMLDEEDIIHNMRKKSHEFYTQQLKDYVQLQKKNEDATQSYTYFPVVFRSEDEMKKVRAALLEQEIAARQYFYPSLDTLPYVEHRKVMRISRDIASRILVIPMHSGVEPKVSKIIIETLQKLR is encoded by the coding sequence ATGCCGCATAAAGAAAAGTTCAAAGCATATGTAGATGAGATCTATGAAAGCGGATGGTTAACCAATAACGGGCCATTGGTTCAGAAGCTTGAGAAAAAATTAGAAGAGTATTTTGGTGTTAAAAATCTTCTTTGTATCTCAAGCGGAACAAATGCTTTGCAGTTTGCTTACAGACTTCTGGAAATGGAAGGCGAAGTTGTGACAACGCCGTTCAGTTTTGTATCAACAACCAGTGCTATAGCGGCAGAGAGATTGACCCCGGTGTATGCAGACATCGATAGTGAGTCGTATAACATCGATCCAAAGAATATAGAAAGTGCTATTACCGAAAAGACATGTGCGATAGCCCCATGTCATGTCTTTGGCAATGCGTGCGAAATAGAGGAGATTGACCAGATAGCTGAGAAGCATAACCTGAAAGTAATTTACGATGCATCGCATGCTTTTGATGTCAAGTACAAAGGCAAGCATATATTAAACTATGGCGATATGTCTATTATCAGTTTCCATGCCACGAAAATATTTCATACTATTGAAGGGGCTGCTATTGTCATCAAAGATGATGCGTTATACGAAAAAGCTAAAATTGTGAGGGATTATGGCAAGGACGGTCCCGATTCCGTAGCTCTGCTTGGCATTAACGGAAAAATAAATGAGCTTGAAGCGGCAATGGGTCTGTGTATGCTTGATGAAGAAGATATTATCCACAACATGCGAAAGAAAAGCCATGAATTTTATACGCAGCAACTAAAAGACTATGTTCAGTTACAAAAAAAGAATGAGGATGCGACACAAAGTTATACCTATTTTCCTGTCGTCTTTAGATCGGAAGACGAAATGAAAAAAGTCCGGGCGGCTTTGTTGGAACAAGAGATAGCTGCACGGCAATATTTTTATCCCTCTTTGGACACACTTCCGTACGTAGAACATCGAAAAGTCATGCGTATATCCAGAGACATAGCAAGCAGAATTTTAGTTATTCCGATGCACTCTGGAGTAGAACCGAAGGTCAGTAAGATTATTATTGAGACATTACAGAAATTACGTTGA